The genomic stretch ACCACTTGAAGTAAATTCAGGGCCATTTAATGGAGTTTTATTCTACTGTTAAaggcaaacacacacaaacacaactgTTCAAACAACTTTTAAGACAAGCAGAGCAAATGCTGCTCATTGATGTGGCAGGGAGGAAAGCAAGATAAGGCAGCATGCGTTTCAAGGTGTGTGCTCACTGCTCATTTGGTGACTGGCTTTAAGGAGGACAGGATAAAAATGAACaggatttggtttgtttcaaTCTTTAAATGACAGCTGGGTGTCTTGGAGAATGAAATACCTGGCACTAGGGTACATGCTCTGGCAATGCTCTGAGCATCCCGACAGCGGCCTTTTCCATCTGTGTTAATGCACATAGGGAGTAACAGCTCACTTCTGGTTGAAATACTCATTCTTAGTTTGTGAATGGATGCCAGAACTGCAAATAACACAAATTATGTGAATACCTGTCTACTTGCTACACAAATACTTGACAGTTTAAGAAACTGTGCACGACCTTTGGACTAATTTGTTTTACAATGGACTTGCTTTACAAGGGGCTTTGGAGGAACATGCTTACAGATCCAAGTTTGCTTTAGAAAGGTTTTTGCAGAGCCACTGGTGGCCTAATAATTTTGACTGTTCCTAATCCCTACCCTGTTTGCACAAGGAACTCTGATACAATAGGATTGTAGTCCCAAAGAGTCCTGCATAACTTTTCAGATTAAATATACATGGGTTTACTTATGAATGCTGAGAGGGACTGACTCAGGAGACTGATGATGGGTAATGTTTCACCTCTCAACCAGTAGTTTcatgtggaggtgctgggtacTACAAACGatcttctttccctttgttcTGTCAGACGGCAGCACTGCTGTATGCCAGAGGCAATCCCTCTTCCTAGTCTACCTTTgcagctttttgtttttaagctttGCTTCTCCTAATGAATATCTGCTCCTTATTGCCATTGAATCTGTGCTAATTGTTTGTCAGGATGGAACCTTCTGTAGTCCAGACTATAGGTTTCCATATGTAttcatgaaaacatttttagaaTCAAACTAATATTTTGATAGAGCTGGCATGGACAGCTCCCAGTCCTCAGAATCTTGTGAATTGTGATTCCCAAGGTCTGTTATTTTGAGTTAACAGCACAtctcttgtcttttcttttaaagctaCTTGCACGACTTGAGGGCAGAAGTTCTCTGAAGAATCTTGAACCTTACCTGTTCGCTGAGGAGGGGTCTCCTGTTCATGGTAAAGTTGCATCTTTATCCCATTTGTGGAAAAATGTTGATGTAAAAGTATTCTCAGAGCAGTGTGACAGATAAGCATACAAGTAGATCTTTTTGCCCTGGATTCAGAATTGTAATTGTTGATGTAGTTTTGTGTAAACtagataaaatgaaataatgcaAAGATGTTGTTAAATGGACTTTAAAGTAGCTGGTGTGTGAAGATGGACTTCAAAACACAGGTGTGGGTGAGTAAATAACAAGCACATCGGTCTGTTTCTAGTAATTCTACAGAAATTTGTTCTGGATTCTGTCATTTAACCTTTTTTTAATCAGTGGTCTGAAAAACACCATAAAGTCATAATTGTAGAAATTTACAAAGAACTCAAGATATAGAAAATAGCAAAATTCGGTGACATAGAATGGGTCTGGATCCATTTGGAAAATGGACACGAGCAAGCCATATTTTTCATCAAAGCCATTCAGTCTTGGCCTGAGAAGTCCTAATTACACTTAGGTGGAACTTTAGAAACAGTTAAACTATGAACATAGATACTAATCATCTGAATGAGTTCTTGGACAATGTTAGGCTCAAAATGACCTACGTAGACCTTCAGTGATTAAATAAGAATTACAGTGGGAGAAATTGGGCTACTTCCCAGTGATGCCAGCACAAGAAGTTTAAGGTACATTCTTCCAGGAAAAAGTTTTAAGGTCAAGACTGgatgttttaatgaaaaaaattactgagtTAAAGAGAAATTAGCACACTTAGTAATTCCTTGATTACTCAAGTAGTCAGACTGGCTTTCCATATTGTGTGAAATTCCATGGATTTCACAGTGGAACTGACTGCTCTGATTacacaaaactagaaataggtaTTAACAAAGGCATCTGAATGGCACATGATAAGGACCATGCTAGGAGGTACTCCAGTTGTTAAATGTATGTATGAATGAATGGGTTTCATATGAAAAGTGTGTGGCTGCAGTGGTTATCAGCATACATGTCTGCAATTTGAATTCCCACAAATTAGAGAAGGttcaaaagaaacagcagaaaaagcaataaaaagaatTGTGGTAATTGGCTGAGAGGTGATGCTTAGTCCACAAATGCAGTCACTGTGAGGCTACCTATGTATTATTTTGCAGCACATAAGAATACATTAGTGGTTTAGTAATATATGATTCCTGCCCCAGAAAGTTTCAGATACAAGATaacaaaggacagagaagtACTGGTAAGCCAATGCaaatggaacagagaagattatTTAAATGCCCTCAATTCTGAACTGCTTTGTTACCCAGAAGAGTTAAGAACCAGTAGTCAAATTGCTGTGTGTTTTACAAGGCTCCtaagatatttttgttttgaaaaaaaaatgcagtaatGAAAATCCTGATCTTACagtctgttgttttgtttgtaagtAACTTTacacacaaaccccaaatgTTTGAGACTAAACTGGCCATGTTCTGGTAGAACAGACCATAAGAAGTTTTTCTGGGAGTCAGTCATTGCCTTTACCATCCCAGTCAACAGCTTTACATAATTACATCATCAAATTACTAtcaataaattattatttatcttAAAGCTATGTAGGTTTTTTCATGTCTGTCCAAAGACTGTTCCAGAATCTCAGTTTTAAGATGGCTGGAAGCCTTCTGAATTCCTCACTGGTTTCTGTCTGCCAGCACAGTCATTGGGCTTCTGAGGCActtctattttatttctgcttttaacGAATGGCATCAATTATTACTCACTTTGTTCATGCTTTTTAGATGACATTAATGAAACTGCCTAACATACTAGCACAGATCTGTAGCTATACATACACAAATGGATTTCACCTTATATTAcagttttgctttgtcttttaaTACCACAGTATTTATGTGAGTCCATGTGTTATTTTGATGTGTGTTCTCATTATTCAGCCTTAAATCCCTGTTGAAGACCTACCTCCATTTGTCATGAACCTGACTTTTTAGTAGGTCACTGTGGAATACTGTAATACATTGCCCGTGAAGTCTGTACTGAACAGCTCTTAATCGGAAGTGCTCTGATTAAAGCAGTGCAAAGACCTAAATTACTCTTTTTCCTGATGGCATTTGAAACAAACATATATATGAAGTTTCAATAAGCTATCAAAGGTTATGTCAACGTGTATGCCAGAGTGCTATAAAATAGGAACAGCTAATATAGGTACTGCTGTGATAGTCTAGTCACTGCTTCTAATTATGATGGACTTGCCTATTTAAGAACACCTAAGTACATTAATTACATACCAGTTAGGCTCTTCTGGAACGGAGCAAAACTGACACGAGCTTTAAATAATCTTCCACCACTGCCACTCATATTTCTCCTATGCCACCGGTGAAGGTGTGGATGTCTGTATAAGGCTGTGACATTCAGCAGTAGTATGGCTTCTGCACAGTATTGTAAATTACTAGGTCAGTAACTTCAAGGTATCCAGTGATGTGGAATCTGCAGAGTTACTGCTGAGTATCCTAATAGCATTAGTGTTACCTAAATATTTGCCTTGGTGCAACATCATTTAGCTTGTCCTGTGTGCCACTGCTTAACAGTGGACTGTTGTACTCTTTAATCTGCTCATAGTGAGCCAGTTCAGGCTGCTGTGAGCCAAGCAATGTGAGTGACTCCTTAAAATGTGCTTGAATTTGTCAGTGCTGAATTTCACATGAAAGCATCCTGCCCATCCATCTTGATGTTATATCTTCACAATCTTAAGCCTTTATTAACCCAATTAGTTTGTTTTCTACACTTTTTATCAAGCTGACATTCATCTACTGTTAAACACTGGGCAACACCAATTCTGACAGGAAAATTTCCCATTAACTTTATTCCAGCCTGTTTTCATCCTGTGACGGGATCATTTTACTAATGCTCCTTTCAAAGTTATTGTGACATTGATGGATAATGCTAGTGCACTGATCACTAAATTTCTTCCATGACCTATTGTGAGGTTGTCAAAGGTTTCTTGAAAACATTGCTGGCCGCacttcctcctctgctgtgtCTTGGTTTGTCCTCTCTGATCCAGAAGGATGTACTTCCCCTCTTATCTTACTGTACCAGCCTGGTTGCTAATTTAATGAAGCTCTACATTTATAGATGGTGCTATAAATGGCTTCTGGTTTGCAGCCATTCTTCTTGTGGGCAGCTTCTTTGATAATCATGAAGGCACAGAAATCCCCAGCTCTCGTGAGGTTCTGCACAGTCCAAGCTGTTAGTCTTTGCAGGGTAAGTTAAGTGTTTGCATTGGTGCGGATGTGTGTCTTGTTCAGCAGTGCTGAACAAGCTTTGAAGGGTCCTTAGCTGTCTTGTTAAAATTTataaaccaccaccaccaaaactcCCAAGAATGGCTTCATTCAACTTAGAATTTTTACTTAAATAAATCTGTTATTTCAGCCAataaaagctcatccagtgttATTCTGTGATACACAGGCATCCTGGTAGAACATCTTCACATGGATTAAGTCAagcttttatttcacagaataacTTTTTTGAAGTGTTACCAAACAGTAGCTCCAGATTTatccactgctgcttctgagtgGCCATAGAAAGTTGCTGGGTTTGCTGACTTTGAGTAAGTCACATTTTATTGTAAAGGTGGGTGAAACAATCCATGTAGTATATTGGCCCAGTTCAGTTATTGGTCTGGTTTCAGAAATGCCAGTCAGAATGGCAGACAGAAGATACACTTTGTTCCTTAGCAAGAGATATCCTACACAATGGTTCTAAAATACTTCAGTGGATGAAATATGAGGGAATGACCTACCCAGCATGTTTAGGAGGAGTTCTTCCAAGCTGATATCTTATCCTAATAGGGTGTAGTTATGCCCCTGGCACAGTCtgtgacagcagagcagctgctgggtgcaaGTGGTAGCCTTGAACTTTGTGACCTCTGAACACGAAGAGAAAACACAGCTCTATGTCATAGGAGGTGTGGTCCTCACTCATCTAAAAAGTGGGGAAAGCCATtcagaacagctgagggaaggaCTGGGAGACAATCGAGCTTTTTAATATATCTCTCAAAGTATCAGAAATTCATAAAAATGGAATTACAGTTGTGGAGCAGTGGCAATTTAATTATGGAGAGACAAGCAGTCTGAACGTCACTGAAATGAATAAAATTGTCACATCAGGCATAAATTGCTTTCTGTGCTTGTGATGGGTGAAGCCAGAGCTTAGTTTCTACCCAGCCACACTCTGCCCCTCATTTCAGGCTGCACCTTGACATTAAATGCATGTATGAACAAGGACATCCTCTGGAAGTGGACTAATGACTTGAAAAACCCTTTTAACTCAGGCAGGCACAGACATGTTCCAGGAAAGTTGCAATTAATTCCTTAGTCTTGCATCCCCCCCTGTGAAAAGCTGCTATGCCATTTGTGCTTGCCAAGGCCATAGAAATCTCTCACCTTCCTGCATGTCTTTGCCATTCTGCCTAAAATCCAAAATGTCATGAATAAATAATCCCATTTCCAAAAGTAGACATTTATAAAGAGCAActagtaaattaattttttttttaagtatcttACTCTCATACAGGCAACATAAGACTTTGGAAAAGACTTTAGAGTATCATGCATTTACATCCAGCAACAGAACTGGTTTCCCAGTAAAGTATAATGCCCTTTTTAATTAACGTTTTCAATTTATCTGATCTGTATTTTATTGACCCACATGGATCAAGCAGTTAGGCTGAGTCTATTTATGAGCAGAGGACCTTTGCTTCAGACAGCAGAGTCGTTGCCTGGAGTTGAAGGAATCTGTGAGTTCCCCTGGTCAGAATAAGCAGTTTCATATCTCTCTGCTACAATAGAAGAAATCCAGTTGCCAGCCTTTTATTGATATCAGAGTCCTGGATGCTGTTGGCAGGGAGGTTTTTTCAACCTTTGTTCCCAGTTGATTTTCTTCACTTTAGAGGCCTTTcttgaaaattaaaatttctcTTGGTGGATATTAACCAACCAGGATTTAAACTATTTTGTGGATATCGACATTTcaaagaaagcattttccaCTCAGTGGAATAGTGAACACTGGTTGAGGAAACACCAAAAACTGGCTCTGAGGCATAAATGCTCTTACCTGACAACTTGCTGCTTTGTCTTTGAACAGGAGATGTCATTGAATTCCACGGTCcagaaggaacaggaaaaacagaaatgctTTATCACCTAGTAGCCCGCTGCATCACCCCCAAATCAGGAGGAGGACTGGAGGTGGAAGTCATGTTCATCGACACAGATTACCATTTCGATATGCTTCGTCTGGTCACCATTCTTGAGCACAGGTTAGCTCAACCGACGGAAGAAATGAtaaagcagtgcctggggaggcttTTTCTGGTGAACTGCAGTAGCAGCACTCAGTTACTCCTCACTCTCTACTCTCTAGAAAACATGTTTTGCTCTCACCCGTCTCTCTGCCTTTTGATTTTAGATAGCATATCAGCTTTTTACTGGATAGACAGAAGCAATGGAGGGGAGAGTCTTAACTTGCAGGAGATGAATCTGAAGAAATGTGCCAACTTTCTTGGAAAGCTTGTGAGAGAGCATCACTTAGCCCTCTTTGCAACAACACAGACACTTATGCAGAAATCTACAAACTCTGCagaaagcttttttcctttaaaacttCAGCACGAAACTGATACCGACTATAGACCTTACCTTTGTAAATCATGGCAACAAATGGTGACCCACAGGATATTTTTCTCTAAGCAATGTAGTTCTGGCAACAGCAAAGCTTTTACAGTCATTTCTTGCCACCTCAAAAGAAACCATGTAGTAAAACGTTCGTTTAGTGTTGCAGAATGTGGAGTTCAGTTTTAACttcaatttgtttttaaaatgtgtgcCAAATCCTGATGCTTAAGGCCTGGTTAGGTTGAAGTAGTTTTTAGTACCTTTTAAACCAGTTGGTTGTAGTTGGGTGATtaaggatttttgttgttgttaaaattTAATGAAGGGCAGAAAATGGTAAAAGTTTTTGGATTGCTATAGACATTGGGTCCCAGCTAGCACGGAATGTTGAAATTACTTGTTTGTGCTAATGCATAAAGAGATTAAATCAATAAAATTTAAACCAAAGGCATTTCAAACTCCTAGTATCATTCAGTAATCTAAACAATGTGATATGCAGCCAAATGCACTGAATTAATTTCTGGGTCTTACTGCTTTACACACCTCCTCTTCCAAGCTACAGAAATCGGAGCCtcattgtcagtgggggggacTGCAAAAAGGTGAGTGTTTGCTCCTTATAAATATTGGTCCTGGTT from Indicator indicator isolate 239-I01 chromosome 20, UM_Iind_1.1, whole genome shotgun sequence encodes the following:
- the XRCC2 gene encoding DNA repair protein XRCC2 → MGDAFRRAESGTQLLARLEGRSSLKNLEPYLFAEEGSPVHGDVIEFHGPEGTGKTEMLYHLVARCITPKSGGGLEVEVMFIDTDYHFDMLRLVTILEHRLAQPTEEMIKQCLGRLFLVNCSSSTQLLLTLYSLENMFCSHPSLCLLILDSISAFYWIDRSNGGESLNLQEMNLKKCANFLGKLVREHHLALFATTQTLMQKSTNSAESFFPLKLQHETDTDYRPYLCKSWQQMVTHRIFFSKQCSSGNSKAFTVISCHLKRNHVVKRSFSVAECGVQF